From the Deltaproteobacteria bacterium genome, the window CTTGCGCAAGTTTCTTTTCCTCTTGGAATTCTTTTTGGTCAGAATGTGACTGGCATACGCCTTTGTGCGCTTGATCCTACCTGATCCTGTAACTTTCAATCGTTTCGCGGCTCCGCGATGGGTTTTCAATTTTGGCATA encodes:
- the rpmI gene encoding 50S ribosomal protein L35 — protein: MPKLKTHRGAAKRLKVTGSGRIKRTKAYASHILTKKNSKRKRNLRKSALVDHTNMKAVRKLIPYV